A window from Neoarius graeffei isolate fNeoGra1 chromosome 14, fNeoGra1.pri, whole genome shotgun sequence encodes these proteins:
- the cfap119 gene encoding coiled-coil domain-containing protein 189, translating to MNIGSLESCPPKARILLWADLSYSDAEEITRIESIPEISRILCQALHVEAPDPQRGILLELYTNIVLFCRQQKFSQEQTSVLLSIVKNVHQLNTETPLNNMDQCFTYCCELLLCHSVRRPPFSIDLFNSEQVTEIVKYLINTYMKHYLLYKYAFTPQMHLDLSLSYVGMPEEPTAEQLETSDTESQTENEADGTSEQEMASTEILPTETEVSKQDLSSKGQLRTIVQNEVQEEVTRLTAHLEKRLQESTEQLKTALTALETRFQPKK from the exons ATGAATATCGGATCTTTG GAGTCATGTCCTCCAAAGGCCAGAATATTGTTATG GGCAGACCTGAGTTACAGTGATGCAGAAGAGATCACCAGGATAGAATCTATACCAGAGATTTCAAG GATTTTGTGCCAGGCCCTGCACGTGGAGGCTCCAGACCCACAGCGGGGTATTCTCCTCGAGTTGTACACAAACATTGTGCTCTTCTGCAGGCAACAAAAGTTCAGTCAAGAGCAAACATCTGTTCTTCTGTCCATTGTAAAGAATGTGCATCAGCTTAACACAG AAACTCCCCTCAACAACATGGACCAGTGTTTTACGTACTGCTGTGAGCTTCTGCTTTGTCATTCTGTCAGA AGACCCCCGTTCAGTATTGATCTATTCAATTCAGAACAAGTGACTGAGATTGTGAAATATCTCATCAACACATATATGAAACACTACCTGCTTTACAAGTATGCATTTACACCTCAG ATGCATTTGGATTTATCTTTGTCTTACGTTGGAATGCCTGAGGAGCCCACTGCAGAACAACTAGAAACCTCTG ACACAGAGAGTCAAACTGAAAACGAAGCAGATGGAACGAGTGAGCAAGAGATGGCTTCTACAGAAATCCTGCCCACAGAGACAGAGGTATCTAAACAAG ATCTGTCCTCAAAGGGACAGCTGAGAACAATTGTACAAAATGAAGTACAGGAGGAAGTGACGCGCTTGACAGCTCATCTAGAAAAACGCTTGCAGGAAAGTACTGAGCAGCTTAAAACTGCGCTGACTGCACTGGAGACGAGATTTCAACCTAAAAAGTGA